The following are encoded together in the Gordonia insulae genome:
- a CDS encoding AMP-binding protein, which translates to MKLKTSDWPAVPSSGVRDITLPGLLREGAAAAPGRVALVDAVPDPSERRSWTYAELLRDTERYARALLADFEPGDRIAIFAANSGDWVVLQQAIAMAGMIVVAANPAYRKDELAYVLRQSGAVGIFYQRSYRGADLAAIVDAAGAEVDTVRTTIPDDEWQKFADGSDAAIRLPDVAPTDPVQIQYTSGTTGFPKGALLHHKGIVNEATFVFERAGMGDGGVCVNAMPMYHIGGGAVTELGTMSAHGTYVVLPGFDPAGVLEAYETYRGTHGLLVPTMLIALLDHPDSATRDLSSMQTVLSGAATVPEALVRRVTETWNCSFSILFGQTEMHGVISQTKVTDTAEDQATTVGQPLPELEVRLVDPIDGRVVALGEQGEICCRGYQNMIGYFDMPEATAATIDDDGWLHMGDLATMDERGFLKISGRLKEMIIRGGVNIYPREIEDLLFDHPEVHDVIVVGVPDDYWGEQIGAVICAIDPAAPPNPDELKAWCRERISAHKVPSMWFFAESFPMTPSGKIQKFKIRDRIAAGEIVPDKVTGGSLSVPR; encoded by the coding sequence ATGAAGCTCAAGACATCTGATTGGCCGGCTGTGCCGAGTTCAGGAGTCAGGGACATCACGTTGCCCGGACTCCTCCGGGAAGGCGCCGCCGCTGCGCCGGGCAGGGTTGCCCTGGTGGACGCGGTTCCCGACCCGAGTGAGCGTCGTTCGTGGACCTACGCAGAACTCCTACGGGACACGGAGCGGTACGCGCGAGCGCTTCTGGCCGATTTCGAGCCCGGCGACCGCATCGCGATCTTCGCGGCGAACAGCGGTGACTGGGTGGTGCTGCAGCAGGCGATCGCGATGGCGGGAATGATTGTGGTTGCGGCCAATCCGGCATACCGAAAAGACGAGTTGGCGTACGTTCTGCGTCAGTCCGGGGCCGTCGGGATCTTCTACCAGCGTTCCTACCGCGGTGCGGATCTCGCTGCCATCGTCGACGCGGCAGGGGCAGAGGTCGATACGGTCCGCACGACGATCCCTGACGATGAGTGGCAGAAGTTCGCCGATGGAAGCGACGCCGCGATTCGACTTCCCGACGTGGCGCCGACCGATCCCGTCCAGATCCAGTACACCTCAGGGACCACAGGGTTTCCGAAAGGAGCCTTGCTGCACCACAAGGGGATCGTCAACGAAGCCACCTTTGTCTTCGAGCGCGCGGGGATGGGCGATGGCGGCGTCTGTGTGAACGCGATGCCGATGTATCACATCGGCGGTGGTGCGGTCACCGAACTCGGGACGATGTCGGCGCACGGAACATATGTGGTGCTGCCCGGTTTCGATCCGGCGGGTGTCCTCGAGGCGTACGAGACCTACCGTGGTACGCATGGACTGCTCGTGCCGACGATGTTGATAGCCCTGCTCGATCACCCCGACAGCGCCACCCGTGATCTGTCGAGTATGCAGACCGTGCTTTCGGGCGCGGCAACCGTCCCCGAGGCGCTGGTCCGTAGGGTCACCGAGACCTGGAACTGCAGCTTCTCGATTCTCTTCGGACAAACCGAGATGCACGGCGTGATCAGTCAGACCAAGGTCACCGACACCGCCGAAGACCAGGCGACCACCGTCGGGCAGCCGCTCCCGGAATTGGAAGTCCGACTGGTCGATCCGATCGACGGTCGGGTGGTCGCGCTCGGTGAACAAGGCGAGATCTGCTGCCGCGGATACCAGAACATGATCGGCTACTTCGACATGCCGGAGGCGACCGCTGCAACCATCGACGACGACGGCTGGCTGCACATGGGTGATCTCGCGACGATGGACGAACGAGGCTTTCTGAAGATCTCGGGCCGGCTGAAGGAGATGATCATCCGCGGTGGGGTCAACATCTACCCGCGGGAGATAGAGGACCTGTTGTTCGACCATCCAGAGGTGCATGACGTGATTGTCGTCGGAGTTCCGGACGACTATTGGGGCGAGCAGATCGGTGCGGTCATCTGCGCGATCGATCCGGCGGCGCCGCCGAACCCCGACGAGCTCAAAGCCTGGTGTCGCGAACGTATCTCGGCGCACAAGGTTCCGTCGATGTGGTTCTTTGCGGAATCGTTCCCGATGACCCCGTCCGGAAAGATCCAGAAGTTCAAGATCAGGGATCGGATCGCCGCCGGCGAGATCGTCCCGGACAAGGTGACCGGCGGGAGTCTATCGGTCCCTCGCTGA
- a CDS encoding PaaI family thioesterase, translating into MAAVVDAKGVIAVDDPPITAVLGNPEAVFGVHSVIGTSSNTAGAMTTGEWLVGEDGRIAYGALCVFIDTAIGSPAVAHRPRNAWAVTTDLSITFCGAPVVDGSDLRSSSRTIFRDERSAVSDGEIVTFGGDVVAKAVERVVFTLDQSISNAQTAPEAIDRGSGNVITLLGGRCRSDASVLDVGRLCLNPAGSLHGGVAAFMSERAATATVDTCTDGLTPTLLQMSYIRPGRADSRLVFRCLPLHVGRNSAVVRVESRTSDDRLCTVASVSYHRR; encoded by the coding sequence GTGGCCGCTGTCGTCGACGCCAAGGGCGTTATCGCGGTGGATGATCCACCGATCACGGCGGTGCTGGGAAACCCTGAGGCCGTGTTCGGCGTGCACTCGGTGATCGGAACCTCCAGCAACACGGCGGGAGCCATGACGACCGGGGAGTGGTTGGTGGGTGAGGACGGTCGGATCGCCTATGGTGCACTCTGCGTCTTCATCGACACCGCGATCGGCAGCCCGGCGGTCGCACACCGGCCTCGGAATGCGTGGGCGGTCACCACCGACTTGTCGATCACCTTCTGCGGCGCCCCGGTCGTCGACGGCTCGGACCTCCGGTCCTCGAGCCGTACGATCTTCAGGGACGAGCGATCGGCCGTCTCCGACGGTGAAATCGTGACGTTCGGCGGTGACGTGGTCGCCAAAGCTGTAGAGCGAGTGGTCTTCACACTTGACCAGTCGATCTCAAATGCTCAGACCGCTCCCGAGGCGATCGACCGTGGAAGCGGGAATGTGATCACGTTGTTGGGAGGTCGGTGTCGAAGTGACGCGAGCGTGCTCGACGTCGGTCGTCTCTGTCTCAATCCCGCGGGTTCTCTGCATGGTGGAGTTGCGGCATTCATGTCGGAGCGGGCGGCAACAGCCACGGTTGATACATGCACTGACGGACTGACGCCTACTTTGCTGCAGATGTCCTACATTCGGCCGGGAAGAGCGGATTCGAGATTGGTATTCCGTTGTCTTCCACTACATGTAGGTCGAAACTCGGCGGTGGTGCGGGTCGAGTCGCGGACGTCTGACGATCGGCTGTGCACCGTTGCCTCGGTGAGTTACCACCGACGATGA